A window from Neobacillus sp. PS3-40 encodes these proteins:
- a CDS encoding DUF3427 domain-containing protein, with the protein MLNQGIYEEIINQKLKNKLTGLDINTYEIGKELLDVEEARKLLSSYISTVTRKALKFVRDNESNDQQALINQIRTCNEIISTLSERLDDEEFRQLKIDEEGEILTSIYSRINSIRSIQKGEVIRPVTPLSQSSLFTGSNYEPNMLGELKKEILTADSIDMLVSFIKWSGLRCIIEELQSFTASPNNKLRIITTSYMEATDYKAIQELSKLPNTEIKISYDVDRTRLHAKAYLFKRETGFSTAYIGSSNLSNPALTSGLEWNIKVTEKDSFDIVKKFEATFESYWNDNEFKLFSPDSAQDQELLKHALSKSKTHEENEHHFLFDIQPYFYQKEILEKLQVEREVFGRMKNLLVAATGVGKTVISAFDYKRFKNKNKSAKLLFVAHREEILKQSLETFRAILKDPNFGGMLVGNHQPDSLENLFISIQSFNSKKLGETMTSDFYDFIIVDEFHHAAAESYQKLLSHYQPKILLGLTATPERMDGKDILSYFDETISAEMRLTEAINRKLLSPFQYFCVSDTVDLSKLKWSRKGYEIRELENVYTSNDHRSSQVVKSLYKYVTDIDQVKGLGFCVSIEHAKYMADFFNKMGIPSVALYGNVDGKTRREAQYRLIQGDIKFIFVVDLYNEGIDIPEANTILFLRPTESLTVFLQQLGRGLRLAEGKECLTVLDFVGQAHKNYDFEQKFRALMGKTKHSVQHYLEHGFFHLPKGCFVQLEKQAKEYILRNIKSSTNTRGNMVAKMKYFEEDTGLQLKLANFLKHHHLSIYDFYGKSGDRSFSRIMVEAGVALNFEFDDEKVLTKRLPNLFHFNSRKLLQFLVSYIKNRAVQNKEEQLMLAIFYYSFYNAHPANEGFVSLEEGVSRILAQPEFKEEILEILRYLYQSLETMEIENNFNFICPLGVHCHYNTSQVLAALGYYNELSSPAFREGVKHFDDESLDIFFITLNKSEKDFSPSTLYDDYAINEQLFHWQTQSRVAEGSKTAERYINHKKQNHQIALFVREYKKENGYTSPFVFLGTADQVSHSGSKPMSFVWRLKEEMPSYLVPRANKNIL; encoded by the coding sequence ATGCTCAATCAAGGAATCTACGAAGAAATAATAAACCAAAAGCTAAAAAATAAACTTACTGGGTTAGACATCAACACGTACGAAATAGGCAAAGAACTACTAGACGTTGAAGAAGCCAGAAAACTATTATCTTCCTATATCTCTACTGTTACTAGAAAAGCACTGAAATTTGTGCGTGACAATGAGAGTAATGACCAGCAGGCTTTAATTAATCAAATTCGAACTTGCAATGAGATTATTTCAACCTTAAGTGAGAGATTGGATGATGAGGAATTTCGACAGCTAAAGATTGATGAAGAAGGTGAGATTCTTACTTCGATCTATTCCAGGATTAATTCGATTCGAAGCATTCAGAAGGGTGAGGTTATCCGGCCGGTTACTCCACTTTCGCAGAGTTCACTCTTTACTGGCTCGAACTATGAACCGAATATGCTTGGAGAGCTGAAAAAGGAAATCCTCACTGCGGATTCCATTGATATGCTCGTTTCATTTATTAAGTGGAGTGGTCTGCGGTGTATTATCGAGGAGTTACAATCTTTTACGGCTAGTCCGAATAACAAGCTTAGGATAATTACCACTTCTTATATGGAGGCAACGGATTATAAGGCTATCCAGGAACTAAGCAAATTGCCAAATACAGAAATAAAGATTTCATATGATGTTGATCGAACTCGGCTTCATGCCAAAGCCTATCTTTTCAAACGGGAGACAGGGTTCAGCACTGCTTATATTGGTTCTTCGAATCTATCAAATCCCGCATTAACATCAGGTTTGGAATGGAATATTAAAGTCACGGAAAAAGATTCATTTGATATTGTGAAAAAATTTGAAGCGACGTTTGAAAGTTATTGGAATGATAATGAGTTTAAGCTATTCAGTCCCGATAGTGCACAGGATCAGGAGCTTTTAAAACATGCTTTATCAAAAAGTAAGACACATGAGGAGAATGAACATCATTTTCTTTTCGATATCCAGCCTTATTTTTATCAAAAAGAGATTTTAGAAAAGTTACAAGTGGAACGAGAAGTTTTCGGACGGATGAAAAATTTACTCGTTGCTGCGACTGGCGTAGGAAAGACAGTAATTTCTGCGTTCGACTATAAACGGTTTAAGAACAAAAACAAATCAGCCAAATTATTGTTCGTTGCACACCGCGAGGAAATATTAAAGCAAAGCCTTGAAACCTTTCGGGCTATTCTGAAAGATCCCAATTTTGGTGGCATGTTGGTAGGAAATCATCAGCCAGATTCGTTGGAAAATTTGTTCATAAGCATCCAAAGTTTTAATAGTAAAAAACTCGGTGAAACCATGACAAGTGATTTCTATGATTTTATCATTGTAGACGAATTTCATCATGCAGCTGCTGAGTCATATCAAAAGCTGTTGAGCCATTATCAGCCAAAAATTCTCCTTGGCCTTACGGCAACACCTGAGAGGATGGATGGAAAGGATATTTTGTCTTATTTTGATGAAACGATTTCAGCAGAAATGCGGTTAACGGAAGCAATCAATCGAAAGTTGCTCAGTCCGTTTCAATATTTTTGTGTAAGTGATACTGTCGATTTGTCAAAGTTGAAATGGAGTCGGAAAGGGTATGAAATTAGAGAATTAGAGAATGTTTACACATCGAATGACCATCGAAGCAGCCAAGTTGTGAAAAGCCTCTATAAATACGTAACAGACATTGATCAAGTCAAAGGATTAGGGTTTTGTGTATCGATAGAGCATGCAAAGTACATGGCGGATTTCTTTAATAAAATGGGTATTCCATCTGTTGCACTTTATGGAAATGTTGACGGAAAGACGAGGCGTGAAGCACAATATCGACTCATACAAGGTGATATTAAGTTTATTTTTGTTGTTGATCTTTATAATGAAGGAATCGATATTCCAGAAGCAAACACAATTTTATTTTTACGGCCAACAGAAAGCTTGACGGTATTTTTGCAGCAACTTGGACGTGGATTGCGGTTAGCTGAGGGAAAAGAGTGTTTGACCGTATTGGATTTCGTAGGACAAGCTCATAAAAATTATGACTTTGAACAAAAGTTTCGCGCTTTGATGGGGAAGACAAAGCATTCTGTCCAGCACTATCTTGAACATGGGTTCTTTCATTTGCCAAAAGGTTGCTTTGTTCAATTAGAAAAGCAAGCCAAAGAGTATATTTTAAGAAACATTAAAAGCAGCACGAACACTCGCGGTAATATGGTTGCCAAAATGAAATACTTTGAGGAAGATACTGGTTTACAATTGAAATTGGCAAACTTTTTAAAGCATCATCATCTTTCCATTTATGATTTTTATGGAAAAAGTGGTGACCGGAGCTTTAGCCGGATAATGGTGGAAGCAGGAGTTGCGTTAAACTTTGAGTTTGATGATGAGAAAGTGCTGACGAAACGATTACCGAATTTGTTCCATTTTAACTCGAGGAAGCTGCTACAATTTTTAGTGAGCTATATTAAAAATCGTGCCGTTCAGAATAAAGAAGAACAATTAATGCTTGCGATCTTCTACTATTCTTTTTATAATGCGCATCCAGCTAATGAGGGGTTTGTGTCACTTGAAGAAGGTGTAAGTAGAATATTGGCCCAACCGGAGTTCAAAGAGGAAATTTTAGAAATCCTGCGTTATCTCTATCAATCTTTAGAAACAATGGAAATTGAAAATAATTTTAATTTCATATGTCCTTTGGGTGTTCATTGTCACTATAATACCTCGCAAGTTCTTGCTGCATTGGGGTATTACAATGAATTGAGCAGTCCTGCATTCCGTGAAGGGGTTAAACATTTTGATGATGAAAGCCTAGATATCTTTTTCATTACCTTAAATAAATCGGAAAAGGACTTTTCGCCATCTACTTTGTATGATGACTACGCAATTAATGAGCAGCTCTTCCACTGGCAAACGCAAAGCCGTGTTGCGGAGGGAAGCAAAACTGCTGAGCGCTATATTAATCATAAAAAGCAAAACCATCAAATTGCACTGTTTGTCCGGGAATATAAGAAGGAAAACGGCTATACTTCACCGTTCGTATTTTTAGGAACAGCCGACCAAGTTAGCCATTCTGGTAGCAAGCCAATGAGTTTTGTCTGGAGATTGAAGGAAGAAATGCCTTCATATCTTGTGCCTAGGGCGAATAAGAATATACTTTGA
- the dgt gene encoding dGTP triphosphohydrolase: protein METNIKWRNLLNENRGKDKHKKPEQIEAEQKEKEERKSADINMIHDHRNEFERDYDRIMNSSSLRRLQDKAQVFPLQESDFIRTRLTHSMEVSSIARSFGVWLEKWLIEVNKELNIDDYGKIPAMLATAGLAHDLGNPPYGHYGEDVIKNWFSNYFKKNEGIDLTDPQKNDFINFDGNAQGIRILTRLQFLNDQFGINFTYGTLSILLKYPFDSSNDYAIKNRKFGYFQQDIEMGKGIIQETVKIAGKRNPLTYFLEAADDIAYFGSDVEDGVKKKIIPWEKVFEEHIIENDKYKIYEAYKDGIDTLKIKHEKAKNNGFPDYLLTSVQNFKVWAQGQMIREVKEVFVENYEQIMNGEFDEDEFLKKTKNAHLLRKFLKGLLKEYIFPNKEVLSLELVGDSVLSHLLTTFVEQCIFDETDFENESKPKAGKLLRMISENFVFVHLIDDDYENPKKGKELKAIDTYSKLLLVTDFISGMSDSYALDLHQKLKGVKMP from the coding sequence TTGGAAACAAATATAAAATGGAGAAATCTACTTAACGAAAATAGAGGTAAGGATAAACATAAAAAACCAGAACAAATTGAAGCTGAGCAAAAAGAAAAAGAAGAAAGGAAATCTGCTGATATAAATATGATTCATGATCATCGAAATGAGTTTGAACGTGATTATGATCGAATCATGAACTCTTCTTCTCTAAGAAGATTACAGGATAAAGCTCAAGTTTTTCCTCTTCAAGAAAGCGACTTTATACGAACAAGATTAACACATTCAATGGAAGTATCTTCAATTGCGAGATCATTTGGGGTATGGCTTGAAAAATGGTTAATAGAGGTAAATAAGGAACTGAATATAGATGATTATGGGAAAATACCAGCAATGTTAGCAACAGCAGGGTTAGCTCATGACTTAGGTAACCCTCCTTACGGACACTATGGTGAAGATGTTATAAAAAACTGGTTTAGTAATTATTTCAAAAAAAATGAAGGTATTGACCTAACAGATCCCCAAAAAAATGATTTTATTAACTTCGATGGTAATGCCCAGGGAATACGAATACTAACCAGATTACAATTCCTTAACGATCAATTTGGAATAAATTTTACATATGGAACTTTGTCTATTCTTTTAAAATATCCTTTTGACTCTTCTAATGATTATGCAATTAAAAATAGAAAGTTTGGTTATTTTCAACAGGATATAGAAATGGGCAAAGGAATAATCCAAGAAACTGTAAAAATAGCCGGAAAAAGAAATCCTTTAACCTATTTTCTTGAGGCTGCGGATGATATAGCTTACTTTGGGTCTGATGTGGAAGATGGAGTAAAAAAGAAAATTATCCCTTGGGAAAAAGTTTTTGAAGAACATATTATAGAAAATGACAAGTATAAAATTTATGAGGCTTACAAAGATGGAATAGATACTTTAAAAATAAAGCATGAAAAAGCAAAGAATAATGGTTTTCCAGACTACTTACTTACTAGTGTCCAGAATTTTAAAGTTTGGGCCCAAGGACAAATGATAAGAGAAGTTAAAGAGGTCTTTGTGGAAAATTATGAGCAAATAATGAATGGAGAGTTTGATGAAGATGAATTTTTAAAAAAAACAAAAAATGCGCATCTCCTTAGAAAATTCCTTAAAGGGTTACTTAAAGAATATATTTTCCCCAATAAAGAAGTCCTCTCCTTAGAATTAGTTGGTGACTCAGTTTTATCTCACTTACTAACAACTTTTGTAGAACAGTGTATTTTTGATGAAACAGATTTTGAGAATGAATCTAAACCAAAAGCTGGAAAGTTATTAAGAATGATTTCTGAGAATTTTGTTTTTGTACACTTGATAGATGACGACTATGAAAACCCTAAAAAGGGTAAAGAATTAAAGGCCATAGATACATATTCAAAGTTGTTATTAGTTACTGACTTTATTTCTGGTATGTCAGATTCTTATGCCTTAGATTTGCATCAGAAGCTAAAGGGTGTTAAAATGCCATAA
- a CDS encoding DUF4007 family protein: protein MGFGQHQSFYLRTYWLRKAIQQININNRFFYEKNASELIGLGSNMVNSLKHWIVAADICETDKREGDHKVIHQKSQFGEIFDIYDPYIELNDTASIIHYHLVDDKEPCTTWYWFFNEYDKASFERDEALNDYISWLNKSYNSKTSTNTLERDLDCLLKQYYSKNKSSDPEEVIQSPLASLNLLVEKNARLFKRSPNYEEIGLTALMYVLLKYNQSEVSINEIEKNKNLWGKVFNLNRSEIVNAIDQLASISKYPLEFDRTNSLDLVRVKQIDPILFLKEEYIKKARSLK from the coding sequence TTGGGTTTTGGGCAACATCAGAGTTTCTATTTAAGAACCTATTGGTTAAGGAAAGCCATCCAACAAATTAATATAAATAACAGATTCTTTTATGAAAAAAATGCATCAGAGTTGATCGGTTTAGGTTCAAATATGGTGAACTCATTAAAGCATTGGATTGTTGCAGCTGATATTTGTGAAACAGATAAGCGCGAAGGTGATCACAAAGTGATTCATCAAAAATCTCAATTTGGGGAGATTTTTGATATTTATGACCCTTACATTGAATTAAATGATACTGCTAGCATTATTCATTACCATCTAGTGGATGATAAGGAGCCGTGTACCACATGGTATTGGTTTTTTAATGAATATGACAAAGCTTCCTTCGAAAGAGATGAAGCATTAAATGATTATATTTCATGGCTGAATAAAAGCTACAATTCCAAAACTTCAACAAATACTTTGGAAAGAGACTTAGATTGCCTACTTAAGCAATATTATTCCAAAAATAAATCAAGTGATCCTGAGGAAGTTATACAAAGTCCACTTGCATCACTTAATCTATTAGTTGAAAAGAATGCTAGATTGTTTAAGAGATCTCCTAATTATGAAGAAATAGGCTTAACTGCACTTATGTATGTATTGTTGAAATATAATCAATCTGAAGTTTCGATTAATGAAATCGAAAAAAATAAAAATTTGTGGGGGAAAGTGTTTAATTTAAATAGAAGCGAAATAGTAAATGCGATTGACCAACTTGCTTCTATATCAAAATACCCACTTGAATTTGACAGGACAAATAGTTTGGATTTGGTTAGAGTAAAACAAATAGATCCTATACTGTTTTTGAAAGAAGAGTATATAAAGAAAGCAAGGTCATTAAAATGA